ATAATAATGAAAAATAAAAAATTAAAAGAATTTCAAGATAATATAATGCTGTTTTTTAGTGGCTTATCTCGTACTGCCTCAGAAGTAGTAGAAGAACAAATAAAAAAAACAAATATAAATGTACCAAATCTTAATAAAATGAAAGATTTAGTAGATGATGCATATGATATTTTAATTAATAAAAATAGAAATTTACGAGAGTTTGGAGAATTACTGAATTATACTTGGGAGTTAAAAAAATCATTATCAAGTAAAGTTAGTAATAATAATATAGATAATATGTATGAAAAAGCTATAAATGCAGGAGCTATTGGTGGTAAACTATTAGGCGCTGGAGGTGGTGGTTTTATGGCTTTTTATGTAGAAAAAGACAAACAACTTTCAGTGATTGATGCATTAAAGGGATATTTACATATTCCATTTGATTTTGATTTTGAAGGATCAAAAATTATAGTATATGAACCAAATTATAAGGAAAAATAAAAATGAATTATGAATTAGCTTATTCAACATTTGATGAGAATGAAAAAAAAGCAATGTATGACGTGATAGAAAGTGACATGTTTACAATGGGTAAAAATGTAAAACAATTTGAAAATGAATTTGCAGAATTTTTTGGAAAAGAATATGCTGTGATGGTAAATTCAGGAAGTTCTGCTAATTTGGTAGGAGTAGCTGCATTATTTTTTAAAAAAGAGATGCCTTTACAAAAAGGAGATGAAGTAATAGTACCTTGTGTATCTTGGGCTACTACCTATTACCCTTTACACCAATATGGATTGAAATTAAAATTTGTTGATATTGAACTTGAAACTTTAAATTATGATATTGAAGAATTAAAAAAAGCAATTACGCCAAATACAAAAATGATTGTAACAGTTTCAGTATTAGGAAATCCAAATTACTTTGATGAAATAGAAAAACTATGTAAAGAAAATAATATTATATTATTTGATGATAACTGTGAATCAATGGGAGCTAAATATAATGGTAAGTATACAGGAACAAGTGGATTAGTAAATACATATTCTACATTCTTCTCTCATCATATTTCTACAATGGAAGGTGGACTTATATTAACAGATGACTTTGAGATTTATTCTTTGTGTAAATCACTTAGAAATCATGGTTGGACAAGAGACCAAGATAAGAATAGTCCAATTTATGATAAAAAAGGTGACGATTTTTTTGAAGCATATAGATTTATACTTCCTGGTTATAATGTAAGACCAGGTGAATTACAAGGAGCAATTGGTTTACAACAAATTAAAAAGCTTCCAGATATGCTTATTCAAAGAAGAAAGAATGCAACATACTTTCAAAGTAAATTTCAAGATGATAAAAGATTTATTATCCAAAAAGAAGTAGGAGAGAGTAGCTGGTTTGCATTTACCTTAATTATAAATCCCAAAAGTGACCTCAAAAGAGATGATGTGTTTAATGCACTGAAAAAAGCAGAAATAGGTTATAGAATAATTACAGGTGGAAACTTTTTAGAACATGATGTAATTAAATATTTTGATTATGAAGTAACAAAATCTGAAAATGCAAGTTATGCACATAATTATGGTCTTTTTGTAGGGAATGCTCCTCAAGACATGACTAAAGAAATAGATTTATTAGTTGATAGTTTAAAAGATTTATAATAGGAGAAGAATAGATGAGTTTAAGAATATTAGTAACAGGTGGAGCAGGATATCTAGGTTCAATATTGATACCAGAATTATTAAAGGCTGGACATAAAGTAACAGTATTAGATACATTTATATTTGGACAAAATTCACTTGCAGATGTATGTTATCTTGAGAATTTCAATGTAGTAAGAGGTGATACAAGAGATGAAGTACTTTTAAAAGAGTTAACAAAAGACAAAGACATAGTTATACCTCTAGCAGCATTGGTAGGGGCTCCATTGTGTAATAGAGATATGATTGGTACAGTTACAATAAATAGAGATGCAATAAAAACATTATCAGAAGTATTATCTCCTAGTCAAAAAATATTAATGCCAGTTACAAATAGTGGTTATGGGATAGGTCAAGATGGTGTGTATTGTACAGAAGAGACACCTTTAAACCCAATATCTACTTATGGAAAGACTAAAGTTGAAGCAGAAGAGATTATTCTTCAAAGAGAAAACTCAATTAGCTTTAGACTAGCAACAGTATTTGGGATGAGTCCAAGAATGAGACTTGATTTATTAGTTAATGATTTTACATATAGAGCTGTAAATGATGGTTTTATAGTTATTTTTGAAGGACATTTTAAAAGAAATTATGTTCATATTAGAGATGTTGCACGTGCGTTTCTTCATGGTATTGAGAATTTTGATAAAATGAAAGGTGAAGCATATAATGTTGGTCTTTCTGATGCAAATTTGTCAAAATTAGAATTATGTGCAAAAATTAAAGAATATGTACCAAACTTTACAATCATGGAAGCCCAAATAGGTAAAGACCCAGATCAAAGAAATTATATTGTTTCAAATGAGAAAATTGAAGCAACAGGGTTTAAACCAATTTATAATTTAGATGCAGGGATTAAAGAACTTATAAAAGGATATACTATTATAAAGAATAGTAAATTTAGTAATGTTTAATAAAAATTCTAAAATTTATATAGCGGGGCATACAGGATTATTAGGTTCTGCTATATTAAATATATTAACAAAAGATAATTATACGAATATAATAACTAAAACCCATAAAGAATTAGAATTAACAGATAAATTATCAGTAGAAAAATTTTTTGAAGAAAATAAGATTGATTATGTATTTCTTTGTGCAGGAAAAGTAGGTGGAATAATTGGTAATAAAACAAATCCTGCAACTTATTTACATGAAAATTTATTAATTCAAGATAATATATTTGAAATGGCAAATAAATATGCTGTGAAAAATGTAATTTTTTATGGTTCTTCTTGTACTTATCCAAAAGTTTGTCCACAACCTATGAAAGAAGAGTATTGGCTAACAGGAGCAATAGAAGAGACAAGTATGGGATATGCAGCAGCAAAAATAGCAGGAATTATTGGATGTAAATCTTATAATACTCAATACAATACAAATCGATTTATCTGTGTTATTCCAAACTCAATATATGGACCTAATGATAACTTTGATTTAGAAAACTCTCATGTATTCTCAGCGCTTATTAAAAAAATAGATACAGCAAAGCAAGAAAATCAAGAAAGCTTAACTTTATGGGGGAGTGGAAATCCAAGACGAGAATTTATATTTAGTGAAGATGTTGCAAATGCTTCAATATTTTTAATGCAAAATTCTAATAAATTAGAGAATAGTCATTATAACTTAGGTTCAGGAATAGATTATTCTATAAAAGAATTAGCAGAAGTAATTTCAAATGTTGTAGGATATAAAGGTAGTATAAAATGGGATATAGAAAAACCAGATGGTACAATGCAAAAACTATTAGATAGTAGTAAATTTTTGAAACTTGGATGGAAACCTAAAATAACATTTGAAGAGGGATTAGAAAAAACTTATAAATGGTATAAGGGAAATTATGCATAATTTAAATTTATTAAAAGAGAAATCAAAGTTTATAAGAGTAGAAACTCTAAAAATACATAAGTTAGCTCCAGAGACAAGAGTTGCATCTTCTTTATCTCCTATAGAGATTTTTGTATCCCTATATTATGGAAACATATTAAAATATAATCCAAAAGACCCAAGAGATGAGAATAGAGATAGATTTATTATTTCAAAAGGTCATGGGTCTATTTCAATGTATCCACTTTTAGCAGATATCGGTTTCTTTGATAAAAATGAATTAAATAATGTTTGTAAAGATGGTTCTTTTTTAGGAGGTATTCCAGATCCTATAATTCCTGGATATGAGACAGTAAATGGTTCTCTTGGGCATGGATTAGGGGTAGGTTCAGGGATAGCTGTTGCATTAAAAACAAAACAAAAAGAAGAAAATGTTGTCGTGTTAACAGGAGATGGAGAATTAAATGAAGGTTCAAATTGGGAAGCAATAATGTTTGCTCCACAACAAAAACTTGATAATTTTACATTAATAGTTGATTACAATAAAGTATCGATGCTTGATTTTAGTAAAAATATTATTAATTTAAATTCATTAAATGCTAAATTTGAAGCATTTAATTGGAAAGTCTATGAAGTACTAGATGGACATAATATAGAAGAAGTATATAATACGTTAAATGAAGCAATAAACAATAGAGATAATAAACCAAAAGTTGTAATAGTAAATACTATAAAAGGAAAAGGAGTTCCTTTTTTAGAAACTCATGCATTAAGTCATATACTATCAGTAAAAACTGAAGATATTGATACTCTAATTGAGGAGATAGAAAATGGAAATTAAGGCTATGAGAGATGTTTTTTTACTCTCTCTTTATGAAGAAATGGCAGAAGACACTACTATATTTTTTGTAACAGCTGACTTTGGTTCACCTATTTTAGATAAAATTAGAGCTGATTACCCAGAAAGATTTATGAATGTGGGAATTGCAGAACAAAACTTAATAAATGTTTCTGTTGGATTAGCATTAGAAGGATTTACTGTATATGCTTATGCAATAGCTCCTTTTATTACGATGAGATGTTATGAACAAATTAGAGTGAATATTTCAGTATTATCCCAAGTAAGAGAAATGAATATTAATATTATAGGTGTAGGTGCTGGAGTTAGTTATGCTATGAGTGGACCTACACATCATTGTTTAGAAGATTTATCTATTATGAATACTTTACCTAACATAGAGATTTTTTCTCCTGCTGATTATATTACAGCACAAGCATATGCTAAAAGAACCTTAACAATAAAGAAACCTAAATATATAAGATTTGATGCTAAACCAATGGCTTCATTAGCAGAGAAGATTGATGATATTAGTCAAGGATTTAGAGTCTTACAAAAAGGTAAGAAGGTAGCTATTATATCAACTGGATATATGAGTCAAAAAGCTATGAATATAGTGAAAGAATTTGATATTACACTTATAGATTTATACTTAATAAATAATTATAATAAAACTGCATTAATAGACTCTTTAAAAGATATAGACACGATTATTACAATAGAAGAAGGTTTTAAAGGTGTTGGTGGATTAGGAACTACGATAAATACCGACTTTGCAGATAAAAAAATGATTAATTTAGGATTTGATAAAAAATATACATTTGAAATTGGTTCTAGAGAGTTTGTTCATCAAGAGAATGGTATTGGTGAATCTGATATTATTGATGTAATTAAGAGAGCCATTTAGTGTTTAATTTGGATATTATATTAGTTGTAATATTAACATCAATAATACAATCATTATTTGGTGTAGGAGTACTACTTTTTGGAACACCTCTTTTACTACTTTTTGATTATCCATTTAGTGAAATACTATTAATTCTATTACCTATATCAGCTCTAATAAATCTTTTACAAATTATAAAATATCACCATGAAATAGACACTAATGTATATAAAAATATACTTTTTTTAACTATTCCCTTTATTATTTTATCTTTAATATTTATATCAAAGAATAATGTCAACATTAATTTAATAATAGGCTTATTCTTAATTATAATTGCACTAAAAGAGCATATTAAAACAATTGAAATTCTATTAAATCAAATACTTAATTTTAATAAAATATTCTATATTACAATGGGAATAATACATGGTATAACAAATCTTGGAGGAGCATTATTAACAGCAAAAATTTTTAGTTTAAATGCAAATAAGTATAAAAAAAGAACCACTAGTGCAATATCATATATGACATTTGCTATCTTTCAAATAATTACAATTATATTTTTAGGAGTTGACTATAAATTTCATAATCTATTATATGTTTGTATTGGAATAATTACATATCTAATAATAAATAAATTTTTGTTCAATAAAATTCCTGAAAGTAATTATACTAAACTATTCTCAATATTTTTATTAGCTTCTGGAATATTGTTACTTACAAAAGAAAATATATGGTAATTTGGTTAATAGGTATTTCAGGAGCAGGCAAGACTACCCTCGGTAATAAAATACATAATTATTATAAAGAAAAAAATATAAAGTCTTTTATCTTAGATGGTGACTTAATAAGAAACTTTTATGATAATGATTTGGGCTTTTCAAAAGAAGATAGAATAGCAAATATCAAAAGAATTATGCTATCTGCATATGTTTTAGAGCAAAATGGTATTATCCCTATTGTTTGTAATATATCACCTTTTGAATCCTTAAGAGATTTTGCTAGAAATAAATTTAATAACTATAAGGAAATTTATTTAAAAAAAGATTTAGATTTAGCAAAAGAAAAGGACATTAAAGGTGTATATAAAGAACATTTAGAAAAAACATCTTTAGTAGGTATTGATATAATATTTGAAAAACCTCTACATAACAATCTTATTATAGAAGTTGATAAAGAAAATATTAATACCTCATATAATAAAATAATTGACTATTTGGAGCAAAATTAAATGAATATAAGTTATGAATTAAATCAAGAATTATTACAAGATTACATAAACATTGCAAATGGATTATTTTATCCATTAGAAGGATTTATGAATTCTTCAGATTATCATAGTGTAGTTGATAATATGACTCTTGCAAATGGAGAAGTATGGACTATACCAATTTGCCTAGATATAGATTATGATACATATATGAAAGTTGTAGACAGTGAAAAATTAAATTTGACATATAACCATAAACTTATAGGATACATACTTATTGATGACTGTTATATGATAAAAAATGATGAAGTAATAATAAAAATATTTGGAACTAAAGATATAAATCATCCTGGAGTGAAGAAAGAATTATTAAAGCACAAATATAGAATTGGTGGAAAAATTATTGTTAAAGATGAAACAATATTAGCAGATAATCTAAAACCAAAAGAAATAAAATCATATTTTAAAAATAAAGGCTGGAATACAATTGCTGGATTTCAAACAAGAAATCCAATTCATAAGGCACATGAACATTTGCAAAGAGTTGCTTTAGAAGTTTGTGATGCATTATTTATAAATCCATTAGTAGGATGGAAAAAAAAAGGTGATTTTAGTGAAGAAGCTGTTCTTACAGGTTATAAAACAATGATAGAAGAATATTATACAGGTTTAAATATATATTTTGATACATTAAAAACCCCCATGAGATATGCTGGTCCAAAGGAAGCTATCTTTCATGCAATTATACGAAGAAACCTAGGATGTACACATTTTATAATAGGAAGAGATCATGCAGGAGTTGGAGATTATTATGGGAGATATGAAGCTCAAGAATTAGCAAGATATCTTCAATCAAAATATAATCTAGGAATAGAATTATTACTTTTGAGTGAACCATATTATTGTAAAAAATGTTCTCAAATTGTATCAGATCATACATGTAAACATACAAAAGACTTTATTCAAAAAATAAGTGGTACACAAATACGAAATATGTTAGCCAAGGGTAAAAGGCCCAGTGAAATATTCATGAGAAAAGAAATTGCAGATAGTATTATTCAATTAAAAGAAAATATATTTATTAAAGGATAAAACATGAAAAAAATTATTGCAACTGTAGGACCAAGCCTTTTATACACCACTCCCATAAAAGAAATACATACGGAACAAAATATTTATAGAATAAATGGTGCACATGGTACTATCGAGGAGTTAGAAAAATATATTCTAGAGATTAAATCTCAAATAAAAGATGCAAATATACTTATGGATTTACCTGGGAATAAAGTAAGAACGTCAGGATTTGAAAATGGATATATTGATATTAAAGAAAATGAAGAATTTAACTTATCTTTTAAACAAATGAACTATACTAATTTTTATTTTCATTTAAAAATAGGTGATACAGTATGGGCAAATGACTCTATTTTTAAATTTACAGTCCAAGATATTGATAAAAAAAATGAAAAAATAAGTTTTTTATCCCATTCAACAGGAAAATTATTAAACAATAAAGGTATGCATGTAAGAGGGATACATGAAAACATACCCTTTTTATTTGAAAAAGACAAACTACTAATAGAACTAGCAAATAAACATAACTTATCATATATAGGTCTATCTTTTGTTAGAACTAAAAAGGATATAGAAGAAGCACAAAAATTAATTAATAAAGACTGTATAATTATTTCAAAAGTTGAAACTATAGCAGCTGTTAATAATCTTGTTGATATTTTAAGTATTGTAGACTATATATTAATAGACAGAGGAGATTTATCTACTGAAGTGGGTTTAAATAAAATTCCATCATATCAAAAATATATAATTGATAAAGCTTTATTTTATAGTAAAAAAGTTTTTCTAGCAACTCAGTTTTTAAAATCTATGGAACATAATCCCATTCCAACTATCCCAGAAGTAATAGATATGTATAACACGTTAAAAAGTGGTATCTATGGAATACAAATGTCAGAAGAAACAGCTGTTGGGAAATATCCAAAGAACTGTTTAGATACAATCTCTGGATTAATGGAAGAGATAAATAATGAAAGAATGGCATGATAGATAAAGTTATAAAGATTGCCGAAAAAGCTTCCATTGAAATATTAAAAATATATGAAGATAATAATTTTAAAATAACGATTAAAGATGATGATTCACCCGTAACTAGGGCCGATTTAGCTTCTAATAAGCTTATAATTGAAGGATTGAATCAGATTTCTGATTATCCAATTATTACTGAAGAAACACCTATCTCTTATGAAATTAGAAAAAATTGGAGAAAATTTTGGCTAGTAGATCCTCTTGATGGAACAAAGGATTTTATTTCTAAAAATGGTGAATTTACAATAAATATTGCTCTAATTGAGAATAATAAACCTATTTTAGGAGTTGTATATATTCCTATAACTAATGATGTATATTATGCAAAAAAAGGGGGAGGTGCATATAAAAATAATTCCAGAATTTTTAATAATTCTAAAAGAAAAGATTTAATAGGCAGTGATAGTAACTTTCATTCAACAGAAGAAACAAAAGAATTCTTTATAAAACACAACATAACTCAAATAAATAAATATGGTTCTTCTATAAAAATATGTAAATTGGCAGAAGGATTG
This portion of the Arcobacter nitrofigilis DSM 7299 genome encodes:
- the sat gene encoding sulfate adenylyltransferase: MNISYELNQELLQDYINIANGLFYPLEGFMNSSDYHSVVDNMTLANGEVWTIPICLDIDYDTYMKVVDSEKLNLTYNHKLIGYILIDDCYMIKNDEVIIKIFGTKDINHPGVKKELLKHKYRIGGKIIVKDETILADNLKPKEIKSYFKNKGWNTIAGFQTRNPIHKAHEHLQRVALEVCDALFINPLVGWKKKGDFSEEAVLTGYKTMIEEYYTGLNIYFDTLKTPMRYAGPKEAIFHAIIRRNLGCTHFIIGRDHAGVGDYYGRYEAQELARYLQSKYNLGIELLLLSEPYYCKKCSQIVSDHTCKHTKDFIQKISGTQIRNMLAKGKRPSEIFMRKEIADSIIQLKENIFIKG
- a CDS encoding pyruvate kinase, translating into MKKIIATVGPSLLYTTPIKEIHTEQNIYRINGAHGTIEELEKYILEIKSQIKDANILMDLPGNKVRTSGFENGYIDIKENEEFNLSFKQMNYTNFYFHLKIGDTVWANDSIFKFTVQDIDKKNEKISFLSHSTGKLLNNKGMHVRGIHENIPFLFEKDKLLIELANKHNLSYIGLSFVRTKKDIEEAQKLINKDCIIISKVETIAAVNNLVDILSIVDYILIDRGDLSTEVGLNKIPSYQKYIIDKALFYSKKVFLATQFLKSMEHNPIPTIPEVIDMYNTLKSGIYGIQMSEETAVGKYPKNCLDTISGLMEEINNERMA
- the cysC gene encoding adenylyl-sulfate kinase — translated: MVIWLIGISGAGKTTLGNKIHNYYKEKNIKSFILDGDLIRNFYDNDLGFSKEDRIANIKRIMLSAYVLEQNGIIPIVCNISPFESLRDFARNKFNNYKEIYLKKDLDLAKEKDIKGVYKEHLEKTSLVGIDIIFEKPLHNNLIIEVDKENINTSYNKIIDYLEQN
- a CDS encoding DegT/DnrJ/EryC1/StrS family aminotransferase; translation: MNYELAYSTFDENEKKAMYDVIESDMFTMGKNVKQFENEFAEFFGKEYAVMVNSGSSANLVGVAALFFKKEMPLQKGDEVIVPCVSWATTYYPLHQYGLKLKFVDIELETLNYDIEELKKAITPNTKMIVTVSVLGNPNYFDEIEKLCKENNIILFDDNCESMGAKYNGKYTGTSGLVNTYSTFFSHHISTMEGGLILTDDFEIYSLCKSLRNHGWTRDQDKNSPIYDKKGDDFFEAYRFILPGYNVRPGELQGAIGLQQIKKLPDMLIQRRKNATYFQSKFQDDKRFIIQKEVGESSWFAFTLIINPKSDLKRDDVFNALKKAEIGYRIITGGNFLEHDVIKYFDYEVTKSENASYAHNYGLFVGNAPQDMTKEIDLLVDSLKDL
- a CDS encoding transketolase: MHNLNLLKEKSKFIRVETLKIHKLAPETRVASSLSPIEIFVSLYYGNILKYNPKDPRDENRDRFIISKGHGSISMYPLLADIGFFDKNELNNVCKDGSFLGGIPDPIIPGYETVNGSLGHGLGVGSGIAVALKTKQKEENVVVLTGDGELNEGSNWEAIMFAPQQKLDNFTLIVDYNKVSMLDFSKNIINLNSLNAKFEAFNWKVYEVLDGHNIEEVYNTLNEAINNRDNKPKVVIVNTIKGKGVPFLETHALSHILSVKTEDIDTLIEEIENGN
- a CDS encoding NAD-dependent epimerase/dehydratase family protein — translated: MSLRILVTGGAGYLGSILIPELLKAGHKVTVLDTFIFGQNSLADVCYLENFNVVRGDTRDEVLLKELTKDKDIVIPLAALVGAPLCNRDMIGTVTINRDAIKTLSEVLSPSQKILMPVTNSGYGIGQDGVYCTEETPLNPISTYGKTKVEAEEIILQRENSISFRLATVFGMSPRMRLDLLVNDFTYRAVNDGFIVIFEGHFKRNYVHIRDVARAFLHGIENFDKMKGEAYNVGLSDANLSKLELCAKIKEYVPNFTIMEAQIGKDPDQRNYIVSNEKIEATGFKPIYNLDAGIKELIKGYTIIKNSKFSNV
- a CDS encoding transketolase family protein, producing MEIKAMRDVFLLSLYEEMAEDTTIFFVTADFGSPILDKIRADYPERFMNVGIAEQNLINVSVGLALEGFTVYAYAIAPFITMRCYEQIRVNISVLSQVREMNINIIGVGAGVSYAMSGPTHHCLEDLSIMNTLPNIEIFSPADYITAQAYAKRTLTIKKPKYIRFDAKPMASLAEKIDDISQGFRVLQKGKKVAIISTGYMSQKAMNIVKEFDITLIDLYLINNYNKTALIDSLKDIDTIITIEEGFKGVGGLGTTINTDFADKKMINLGFDKKYTFEIGSREFVHQENGIGESDIIDVIKRAI
- the cysQ gene encoding 3'(2'),5'-bisphosphate nucleotidase CysQ; amino-acid sequence: MIDKVIKIAEKASIEILKIYEDNNFKITIKDDDSPVTRADLASNKLIIEGLNQISDYPIITEETPISYEIRKNWRKFWLVDPLDGTKDFISKNGEFTINIALIENNKPILGVVYIPITNDVYYAKKGGGAYKNNSRIFNNSKRKDLIGSDSNFHSTEETKEFFIKHNITQINKYGSSIKICKLAEGLIDIYPRFNGTKEWDIAASHIIANEANCKIIDLNTKEELVYNKRNIKNNFFIATRNNLILY
- a CDS encoding TSUP family transporter, which gives rise to MDIILVVILTSIIQSLFGVGVLLFGTPLLLLFDYPFSEILLILLPISALINLLQIIKYHHEIDTNVYKNILFLTIPFIILSLIFISKNNVNINLIIGLFLIIIALKEHIKTIEILLNQILNFNKIFYITMGIIHGITNLGGALLTAKIFSLNANKYKKRTTSAISYMTFAIFQIITIIFLGVDYKFHNLLYVCIGIITYLIINKFLFNKIPESNYTKLFSIFLLASGILLLTKENIW
- a CDS encoding GDP-L-fucose synthase family protein translates to MFNKNSKIYIAGHTGLLGSAILNILTKDNYTNIITKTHKELELTDKLSVEKFFEENKIDYVFLCAGKVGGIIGNKTNPATYLHENLLIQDNIFEMANKYAVKNVIFYGSSCTYPKVCPQPMKEEYWLTGAIEETSMGYAAAKIAGIIGCKSYNTQYNTNRFICVIPNSIYGPNDNFDLENSHVFSALIKKIDTAKQENQESLTLWGSGNPRREFIFSEDVANASIFLMQNSNKLENSHYNLGSGIDYSIKELAEVISNVVGYKGSIKWDIEKPDGTMQKLLDSSKFLKLGWKPKITFEEGLEKTYKWYKGNYA